Genomic segment of Sebastes fasciatus isolate fSebFas1 chromosome 3, fSebFas1.pri, whole genome shotgun sequence:
TTGATCTTCCTCCACCAGATCTCCGAGAGGCTCTTGATCTTATCGGGCGTCTTCTTCCTCAGAGTCATCCTCTGCTGCTGGACGCTACAGCTGTCCGTCTGCTGGATGCTGGCCAAGATGGCCGAATCAAAAGCGTCCTTCAGGTTCTTCTGGGTCAGCGCCGAGCACTCGGCGAAGCCCACCACGCCGAGCTCCTGGGCGAGCTGCCGGCCCTCCTCGGTGCCCACCGGGCGCTGCTGGTTCTGTGCCAGGTGAATCAGCACCTGGACGTCCTCCCTCAGGTCCAGCTGGGTGCCAACGAGGACCAGGGGCGCTCCGGGGCAGTGCTGACGGATCTCGGGAACCCACCTTTGGATCAGGTTGCGGAAGGAGCCGGGGCGGACCACGCTGtagcagaggaggaagacatCGGCGTTCTTGTAGCACAGAGGTCGGAGGCGCTCCAGCTCGTCCTTCAAGAGGCAAAGTCAGAAACACAGAATAAACTGAGTCACTCACAGGAGGAGACTGGCTCTATTCTAGATCTTCACCCACGacaagaccaaaaccaacaacgtgtCTCTCAATACTGTCTGACCTCCCTAATCTGTGTGTTCATCTAACAAAGACTCGGTCCAAAGCGAGTacatgtctggaccgtgtacggtcagtctgtgacgGTGTGgctcagtggtcatgtctacaATGTTAAATGTCCACCAGGTCACGGACCGCGCTGCTCCGCTCAACCGgacgttcaagcggtgacggaCCCTATCactgaatgcacctgattggtccctggttctcTGCTTGCAAAAtacacccaaaatacaagtatgaacctggaacaTGAACATGATAACATGATTTAATGCCTGATTCACCCAAATGTCTCACCTACCAACGTTGGTATGTTGGCAGATGGTTTTGGTTTAATCTGCCCAGGTTAATCTCTGATACTGTTTCTCGGTAAATCTACTTTCTTCCAAAGAAACAGTCCCTATAAAAGCTGTTGACAGCGAGGTGTGTGGATTATACAGACTAACAGGGACGCTGCACATAAATAGACCCTTTAACT
This window contains:
- the LOC141765229 gene encoding rho-related GTP-binding protein RhoU-like isoform X1; its protein translation is MLPQDVGQQKPRRVSEPMLGPDGPPVLAAVPVRRFKTRDFPLSVKVKRRRSGSAPERRVNCVLVGDGAVGKTSLIVSYTTNGYPTEYVPTAFDNFTVMVVVDGKPVRLQLCDMAGQKWGLVDGSINDELERLRPLCYKNADVFLLCYSVVRPGSFRNLIQRWVPEIRQHCPGAPLVLVGTQLDLREDVQVLIHLAQNQQRPVGTEEGRQLAQELGVVGFAECSALTQKNLKDAFDSAILASIQQTDSCSVQQQRMTLRKKTPDKIKSLSEIWWRKINCLVGEQSCDFK
- the LOC141765229 gene encoding rho-related GTP-binding protein RhoU-like isoform X2; amino-acid sequence: MLPQDVGQQKPRRVSEPMLGPDGPPVLAAVPVRRFKTRDFPLSVKVKRRRSGSAPERRVNCVLVGDGAVGKTSLIVSYTTNGYPTEYVPTAFDNFTVMVVVDGKPVRLQLCDMAGQDELERLRPLCYKNADVFLLCYSVVRPGSFRNLIQRWVPEIRQHCPGAPLVLVGTQLDLREDVQVLIHLAQNQQRPVGTEEGRQLAQELGVVGFAECSALTQKNLKDAFDSAILASIQQTDSCSVQQQRMTLRKKTPDKIKSLSEIWWRKINCLVGEQSCDFK